A part of Marinomonas rhizomae genomic DNA contains:
- the fhuB gene encoding Fe(3+)-hydroxamate ABC transporter permease FhuB, with protein sequence MRLFPIGLITLLAALVLLLMGWQLSITGNLTQNIFSLFETNWQSNTSVTLSLTWWPRLFTTLLCGAALAVAGVLMQQVLRNPIASPSTLGVASGASFSLMLATIYAPWLIELSHSLVALAGGLITMGLVFALSWRRALSPTIVVISGLVINLYFSAFSTVLLMLNQEKLSGLMIWGAGSLVQTGWDNVSYLFPRIIAAVIVAFIFLKPLSLLGLTESGAKSLGVSLAKLRFVCLGLAVLLTSWVVASVGVIGFIGLAAPAITRLVGIHRLVPKLITSMIIGALLLTLADLLVQQLPGIMAMVIQTGAATAALGAPLMLWLLPKLSIRSQTQVETVLTRHVNQVKRLHKSAILWACCVLIIGLFIFSSVSIQSDGWQWLVLNGDWSMLEWRLPRLITALLAGTMLAVAGTIIQRLSGNPMASPEVIGISSGTAIGLIVTLYAGLATSTTGLYIGGLLGALATMLLIILLNRKSGFQPERVLLTGVAITALMNAIQSLILAGGDPRSYEFLAWLSGSTYYVTVDTLLPLLIITVLLTCVAFVFSKWLDILPLGQATASALGIRTASSRLILLFLAACLTVAATLVVGPLSFVGLMAPHLARLFGFSRAKEHLIAAALVGGFLMLLSDWLGRQWLYPQEIPAGMVASIIGGLYLMWGLRRL encoded by the coding sequence ATGCGTCTATTTCCGATAGGACTTATTACTCTATTGGCCGCCTTAGTTTTGCTTTTAATGGGCTGGCAATTGTCGATCACGGGAAACCTTACTCAAAACATATTCAGTCTGTTTGAGACGAATTGGCAATCAAATACATCGGTCACACTCTCCCTAACTTGGTGGCCGCGCTTATTTACAACGCTTTTATGTGGTGCAGCGCTTGCTGTTGCTGGCGTATTAATGCAGCAAGTTCTTCGCAACCCAATCGCCTCCCCCTCGACACTAGGTGTTGCCAGCGGTGCTAGCTTCAGCCTAATGCTAGCAACAATTTATGCCCCTTGGCTTATTGAACTGTCTCATAGCTTAGTGGCTTTAGCCGGTGGCTTAATTACCATGGGGTTAGTGTTTGCTCTATCTTGGCGCAGAGCCCTATCGCCAACCATCGTCGTAATATCTGGATTGGTGATCAATTTATACTTCAGTGCTTTCAGCACCGTTTTGCTAATGCTGAACCAAGAAAAATTATCAGGCTTGATGATTTGGGGGGCTGGCTCTTTAGTACAGACAGGCTGGGACAATGTCAGCTATTTATTCCCCAGAATTATAGCCGCCGTTATTGTTGCCTTTATTTTTCTTAAACCATTGAGCCTATTAGGATTAACTGAATCAGGCGCAAAAAGCTTAGGCGTATCCTTGGCTAAACTACGTTTTGTTTGCCTTGGCTTAGCGGTGTTGCTTACTTCTTGGGTCGTTGCAAGTGTTGGTGTCATTGGCTTTATTGGTCTCGCCGCTCCCGCTATAACACGGTTAGTAGGCATTCATCGACTCGTTCCTAAACTGATCACTTCCATGATTATTGGCGCACTATTACTCACCCTAGCGGATTTACTAGTACAGCAACTACCCGGAATAATGGCAATGGTTATCCAAACAGGGGCGGCCACAGCAGCACTTGGCGCCCCGTTGATGTTATGGCTCCTTCCAAAACTCTCAATACGCAGCCAAACTCAAGTAGAAACGGTATTAACCAGGCACGTTAACCAAGTTAAAAGACTACACAAATCCGCCATCTTATGGGCTTGTTGCGTTCTTATTATTGGCTTATTTATTTTTTCCAGCGTCTCAATACAAAGTGATGGTTGGCAATGGCTAGTGCTCAATGGCGACTGGTCGATGTTGGAGTGGCGACTGCCACGACTAATAACAGCATTACTAGCCGGAACTATGCTTGCCGTTGCAGGGACCATTATTCAGCGACTCAGCGGAAACCCGATGGCAAGCCCAGAAGTGATAGGCATCAGCTCAGGTACAGCAATCGGCCTGATAGTGACGCTTTATGCAGGCTTAGCCACCAGCACAACAGGGCTTTATATTGGCGGCTTATTAGGCGCATTGGCCACCATGCTTCTGATTATACTTTTAAACAGAAAGTCTGGTTTTCAACCGGAACGAGTGCTCTTAACTGGTGTTGCTATTACCGCACTGATGAATGCCATACAAAGCTTAATTTTAGCGGGTGGAGACCCTCGCAGTTATGAATTCCTTGCTTGGCTTTCCGGTTCTACCTATTACGTAACAGTAGACACTTTATTGCCTCTGCTGATTATTACAGTGCTACTTACCTGCGTTGCTTTTGTATTTTCCAAATGGTTAGACATCTTACCGTTAGGTCAAGCAACGGCTAGCGCTTTGGGTATACGAACAGCTTCATCTCGATTAATTCTATTGTTTTTGGCCGCTTGCTTAACCGTCGCTGCAACACTAGTCGTTGGACCACTGAGTTTTGTTGGTTTAATGGCGCCTCATTTGGCGCGTCTATTTGGCTTCAGCCGTGCTAAAGAGCACCTTATCGCTGCCGCTTTAGTCGGGGGCTTTCTCATGCTTTTATCAGATTGGCTTGGCCGCCAATGGTTATATCCACAAGAAATTCCGGCTGGAATGGTCGCCTCTATAATAGGCGGACTGTATTTAATGTGGGGGCTACGACGACTCTAA
- a CDS encoding multidrug ABC transporter permease/ATP-binding protein, whose protein sequence is MNLFRQLANNQFKALFLVVLFSVASALLTLGVIAFIQYKLLDAANLTSTVMWQFLLLLVVLLTIATWAQVSLHKLGHQFVYLKRCQLIKQLINTDIEQIDNIGSARLLASLSTDIRNVTVGFVHLPQLIYGVVLTIAAMAYLAFLSLPLFAISLLILSLTALIGFSLVGKITFHIKQVRDYDDKLYKDYQAIIDGRKELALNPHKAKRYFEEEFSPNAQHYRNQITQADTYNGFGANMANTLILALVGLNYYAALSFNWASFEVASSFALVILFMRAPLMTAIASLPTLVTANVSIKKLESLALDNNAGFTPQQRTLAPFKTLSLKQVTYQYQTDSTDKPFQVGPINFSVQQGQTIFIIGGNGSGKSTFARLLTGLYRPHSGEILINNAPVLAEQWPIYRLQFSAVFSDYYLFRQIANGHGENIDDAEIDEWLGHLEMSHKVSHKKGHLSDTRYSQGQRKRLALLMAVMEQRGCILLDEWAADQDPRFRKIFYRSLLPRLKERGVTVIAITHDDKYFDSADRIFKMDLGSLTELSVSEPQQNNTIFSQIIS, encoded by the coding sequence ATGAACCTCTTTCGTCAACTCGCCAATAACCAATTTAAGGCACTCTTTCTTGTCGTGTTATTTAGTGTAGCCAGCGCTTTACTTACTCTAGGCGTCATCGCATTTATCCAATACAAATTATTAGATGCGGCTAACCTAACATCGACTGTCATGTGGCAGTTTTTATTACTCTTAGTGGTATTGCTAACCATAGCAACGTGGGCTCAAGTGTCACTACATAAGCTTGGTCATCAGTTTGTCTATTTGAAACGCTGCCAACTCATCAAGCAATTGATCAATACTGATATTGAGCAAATCGACAATATTGGTAGCGCTCGCCTGCTCGCATCATTGAGCACTGACATTCGCAATGTCACTGTGGGGTTTGTCCATCTGCCCCAGCTTATTTACGGCGTTGTACTTACCATAGCAGCAATGGCTTACCTAGCTTTTTTATCACTTCCGCTATTTGCAATCAGCTTACTGATACTTTCTCTTACCGCCTTAATTGGCTTTAGCCTCGTCGGGAAAATTACATTTCATATCAAACAAGTACGTGACTATGACGATAAACTGTACAAAGATTATCAAGCCATTATTGATGGCCGCAAAGAGCTGGCACTCAACCCACATAAAGCAAAGCGCTACTTCGAAGAAGAGTTTTCCCCGAATGCACAACACTATCGAAATCAGATAACGCAAGCTGATACCTATAATGGCTTTGGCGCTAATATGGCAAACACCTTAATTTTAGCGCTCGTTGGCTTAAATTATTATGCGGCTCTGAGCTTTAACTGGGCCAGTTTCGAAGTCGCCTCTTCTTTTGCCCTCGTTATTCTGTTCATGCGCGCCCCTTTAATGACGGCAATAGCTTCCTTACCAACCTTGGTGACAGCGAATGTTTCAATCAAAAAACTAGAATCCTTGGCTCTGGACAATAACGCTGGGTTTACTCCACAACAAAGAACATTAGCCCCATTCAAAACACTCAGTCTGAAACAGGTCACTTATCAATATCAAACAGATTCAACAGACAAACCATTTCAAGTTGGTCCCATCAATTTTTCTGTCCAGCAAGGACAAACAATCTTCATTATTGGCGGAAATGGCAGCGGGAAATCAACCTTCGCTCGGTTATTGACTGGCCTCTATCGCCCTCATTCTGGCGAAATACTTATTAACAATGCTCCGGTCCTAGCCGAGCAATGGCCAATATATCGTCTGCAATTTTCCGCTGTTTTTAGTGATTATTATCTTTTTCGCCAGATCGCCAATGGCCATGGTGAGAATATCGACGACGCAGAAATTGATGAATGGTTAGGTCATCTAGAAATGTCCCATAAAGTCTCACATAAAAAAGGACATTTATCAGACACTCGCTACTCTCAAGGACAACGTAAACGACTCGCATTGCTCATGGCGGTCATGGAGCAGCGCGGCTGTATTCTTCTTGATGAATGGGCGGCCGATCAAGATCCAAGATTTAGAAAAATATTCTACCGATCACTCCTACCACGATTAAAAGAACGTGGTGTCACTGTCATCGCAATTACCCATGATGACAAGTATTTCGATTCTGCTGATCGAATTTTCAAAATGGACTTAGGCTCCCTAACCGAGCTCAGCGTTTCTGAACCACAGCAAAACAACACCATTTTTTCACAGATCATTTCTTAG
- a CDS encoding TonB-dependent siderophore receptor, with amino-acid sequence MKPRFTLTPLSFAIALALSINTAHAEEMGTLVIEGDTEQSSTTNNFNYVSNVAQTATKTDEKITKIPRAVSVVTREQMDDRAPISISDALQYTPSIQTNFYGEDNKQDWFVIRGFKQANNGLYQDGTRLYSSGFYSWQIDPFMLERIEVLRGPASTLNGQTPPGGVVNVISKRAQLEEDFGSVTGTVGSYDRKEINLDVNKAINDKLAFRMVAVTRENGTKVDSVEANRTLLAPSLAWKISDDTKLTVLASYQKDDSDPYLQFLPMEGTLTSNPNGKIGYDTALGNADWETFQREQTSVGYELEHAFNDSLSFQQSARFSHMDINLRQMYFGQYSADVNQVGPLLDPTGARSNIVRAASTADGDSDAFNIDNRFIYKFNTGAAKHTLLAGIDYQSIDINNKDYASDPITADGNTPLAVPGIGTVAGNPNFNIYNPSYSNNIVLLNPTTLATMTDADLQTTKTKNRQLGFYLQDKANITDKFTVIAGARYDDTSNETNNTSTNTKTDIDLHQWTGNLGASYQLDNGLVPYANYAQSFNPVLALDADNNPAKPEKSDSYEVGIKFKPQSFDGQFGIAAYQVTKENLKSGDSGTASFRQIGEVRNRGIEFEAVANLNRAVTLVGTLSYVDSEVTEDTNSANVGKTPAQIASKLASVWSNYRFIDGILDGLKVGAGVRYIGETYADNTETNKVPSYALVDAMASYRVDNYKFQLVAKNLLDKEYIATCSGFCYYGDSRNIMASVTYDW; translated from the coding sequence ATGAAACCGCGCTTTACCCTGACCCCACTGTCATTTGCTATTGCTTTGGCGCTATCAATCAACACGGCTCATGCAGAAGAAATGGGAACACTTGTTATAGAAGGTGATACAGAACAAAGTTCTACTACCAATAACTTCAACTATGTAAGCAACGTTGCCCAAACGGCGACAAAAACAGACGAAAAAATCACCAAGATTCCTCGCGCCGTTTCCGTTGTAACTCGCGAACAAATGGATGATCGCGCACCGATCAGTATCTCTGATGCCTTGCAATATACGCCAAGCATTCAGACCAACTTCTATGGTGAAGACAACAAACAAGACTGGTTTGTGATTCGTGGATTTAAACAAGCAAATAACGGTTTATACCAAGACGGCACACGCCTTTATTCATCTGGCTTTTATAGCTGGCAAATTGACCCTTTTATGTTGGAACGTATCGAAGTCTTACGTGGACCAGCTTCCACACTGAATGGTCAAACGCCACCTGGCGGCGTGGTTAATGTCATCAGTAAACGCGCTCAACTTGAAGAGGACTTTGGTTCCGTAACAGGCACGGTAGGCTCCTACGATCGCAAAGAAATCAATCTTGATGTGAACAAAGCCATCAACGATAAACTAGCGTTTCGCATGGTGGCAGTTACCCGTGAGAATGGCACCAAGGTCGACAGTGTAGAAGCGAACCGCACACTACTTGCCCCCTCTTTAGCCTGGAAAATCAGCGATGATACTAAGCTAACCGTGCTTGCAAGTTATCAAAAAGACGACTCGGATCCCTACCTGCAATTTTTACCGATGGAAGGCACCTTAACATCTAACCCAAATGGTAAAATTGGTTATGATACCGCCTTAGGAAATGCTGACTGGGAAACCTTTCAACGCGAGCAAACTTCTGTAGGCTATGAGCTAGAGCACGCGTTCAATGACAGCTTAAGCTTCCAGCAGTCTGCGCGTTTTAGCCATATGGATATTAACCTGCGTCAAATGTACTTTGGCCAATATTCAGCTGATGTTAATCAAGTTGGGCCTTTGCTTGATCCAACAGGAGCAAGAAGTAACATTGTTAGAGCCGCTTCTACCGCAGATGGCGATTCTGATGCCTTCAATATTGATAACCGTTTTATCTATAAATTTAATACTGGCGCTGCAAAACACACCTTGCTAGCAGGTATTGATTATCAGAGTATCGATATTAATAATAAAGACTATGCATCAGACCCGATTACTGCAGATGGCAACACCCCCCTAGCCGTACCAGGTATCGGTACCGTTGCTGGGAACCCTAATTTTAATATCTATAACCCAAGCTATAGCAACAACATTGTTTTGCTAAACCCTACTACATTAGCAACCATGACAGATGCCGATCTGCAAACCACAAAGACCAAAAATCGCCAGTTAGGTTTCTACCTTCAAGACAAAGCCAACATCACAGACAAGTTCACTGTCATTGCGGGCGCTCGTTATGATGACACCAGCAACGAAACGAACAATACGTCTACCAATACAAAAACGGACATAGACCTCCACCAGTGGACAGGAAACCTAGGCGCATCTTATCAGCTGGATAACGGTCTGGTGCCTTATGCCAATTACGCGCAATCTTTTAACCCGGTTCTTGCTTTGGATGCAGACAACAATCCAGCAAAACCAGAAAAATCAGACAGCTACGAAGTGGGTATAAAATTCAAACCACAAAGCTTTGATGGGCAATTTGGCATAGCAGCTTATCAAGTAACCAAAGAAAATCTAAAGAGCGGTGACAGCGGTACAGCCAGCTTCCGACAGATAGGGGAAGTGCGTAACCGAGGCATTGAATTTGAAGCGGTTGCTAATCTAAACAGAGCTGTCACGTTAGTCGGCACATTGAGCTATGTAGACTCGGAAGTTACCGAAGACACCAATAGCGCAAATGTCGGCAAAACACCGGCTCAAATCGCCAGTAAGCTGGCTTCTGTCTGGAGTAACTACCGCTTTATCGACGGCATACTAGATGGCTTAAAAGTGGGGGCTGGCGTGCGCTATATCGGTGAAACCTATGCAGACAATACAGAAACCAACAAAGTACCGTCTTATGCCCTTGTCGATGCCATGGCAAGCTACCGAGTAGATAATTATAAGTTCCAATTAGTCGCAAAAAACCTACTCGATAAGGAATACATCGCTACCTGTAGTGGGTTCTGCTACTACGGTGATAGCCGCAACATCATGGCCAGCGTGACTTACGACTGGTAA
- a CDS encoding 4'-phosphopantetheinyl transferase family protein, with the protein MTLTIAFSENAFPVDSMLDDSEKKRASMFRFEHLREQYAFAHAFKRRTLSHYFPFKNASEWYFDQTPFGKPFVEECIAFNLSHSGNSVAVALVESTDKSVIGVDIECFREMADLESMIEMVCHPDEIQQLDRCLDRSKSFFTLWTAKEALLKACGSGLIDDLNSINCLPSLLSDLSYSLHWQGRQYGLKSFSFDWGVITVAWSESLFISTIRLDDWTSGVPESSHLHLK; encoded by the coding sequence ATGACATTGACGATCGCATTTAGTGAAAACGCTTTCCCTGTAGATAGCATGCTTGATGACAGCGAAAAGAAACGTGCCTCAATGTTTCGCTTTGAACACTTACGTGAGCAATATGCTTTTGCACATGCTTTTAAACGACGGACTTTGAGTCATTACTTTCCATTCAAAAACGCATCTGAATGGTATTTTGATCAAACTCCATTTGGTAAGCCTTTTGTTGAAGAATGTATTGCCTTTAACCTTAGTCACAGTGGTAATTCTGTTGCGGTTGCTCTTGTTGAATCCACTGATAAAAGTGTTATCGGCGTGGACATTGAGTGCTTTCGGGAAATGGCGGATCTTGAGTCAATGATTGAAATGGTCTGTCACCCAGATGAGATACAGCAACTTGACCGTTGTCTTGATCGAAGCAAAAGCTTTTTTACGTTGTGGACGGCGAAGGAAGCACTGCTCAAAGCTTGTGGAAGCGGTTTGATAGACGACTTGAATAGTATTAATTGTCTGCCAAGCTTATTAAGCGATTTGTCTTATTCATTGCATTGGCAGGGCCGGCAATATGGTCTAAAAAGCTTTTCTTTTGACTGGGGCGTGATTACTGTCGCTTGGTCTGAAAGCCTATTTATATCGACTATTAGACTCGATGATTGGACTTCTGGAGTGCCTGAATCCTCTCATTTACACCTTAAGTGA
- a CDS encoding nitroreductase family protein: MDAIDALMTRRSYARGSLLQPAPNREELAQILQTAMTVPDHGNLKPWRFVVIQGQGMKDLEGLLRTIYDGEVENEVYFQRFIEEIINTPMMICVYTAINQDTSVSVLDQQLAGAAACEHILLAAHAMGFGGIWHTQETDDALRQVMGMDEKDQVLGIISLGTPKRTSRAKRKSFVDYTFEWNQESGLQPWE; encoded by the coding sequence ATGGATGCTATTGATGCATTAATGACACGTCGCTCTTATGCGCGAGGCAGTCTTTTACAGCCTGCGCCAAATAGAGAGGAATTAGCACAGATTTTACAGACTGCTATGACGGTTCCTGATCATGGCAATTTAAAGCCGTGGCGATTTGTGGTGATTCAGGGACAAGGCATGAAAGATTTAGAGGGACTGCTTCGTACTATTTACGATGGTGAAGTGGAAAATGAAGTCTACTTTCAGCGTTTTATTGAAGAGATCATTAATACGCCAATGATGATTTGTGTTTATACCGCTATAAATCAAGATACGAGTGTTTCGGTATTAGATCAGCAGTTGGCGGGGGCAGCGGCGTGTGAGCATATATTGTTGGCTGCTCACGCAATGGGCTTTGGCGGGATTTGGCATACTCAAGAAACGGATGACGCGCTTCGTCAGGTAATGGGTATGGATGAAAAAGACCAAGTGCTTGGGATTATATCCTTGGGAACGCCAAAGCGTACTTCTCGAGCTAAGCGAAAGTCCTTTGTAGATTATACTTTTGAATGGAATCAAGAAAGTGGCTTACAGCCTTGGGAATAG
- a CDS encoding ATP-binding protein, protein MGIPTFLRLRNIGIGGRLFLAFVLISSITIVASGLATNTYLQLSDRLLLLKYQDIPGLDAAARLNDKSRQIVATAPMLVTSDASISREKTMNELRVAINEMDALMRNLPDYNRYFLELMAQIQNSLTLLNQSVERREVIRRELATQSLLIFPLFQDLIFQVGQLEGSAELEQVINRLYYFSALIEKVSNDASFNELDYTFLRLEKLGSEIAQYLTLLPQVPLPLRQSLLDLLIMSSRQGELFQLKNEELDLLYQQSFLLENSQQHIQQLAAQINQYTNYTNTSIRGSLEGAIKSINNSIRDILLLSLISLSIACAISWFYVRRNVLQRIIELQRNMRAIASSQLDTKIRIVGHDEVSSMARDLQYFQKTAIEVEKTNQVLAAEIEERVAAEAQLKAAQNELVQAGKLAALGQLGVGITHEINQPLTAIASHLHTAGRHMEKDQVDKARNSLDKIGLLLTKITRITKHLKAFARVAGTELTPICLDTVIQDAIELMSSQIVDQHCTLDYQTNSASLYVLAEPIRLEQVMVNLISNGVDALSSAPVKQLSIRVYEQDERIMIDVCDTGIGIDESQLEQIFDPFFTQKEVGQGLGLGLSISYNIVQDFGGQIRVTSTPEAGSRFTLELTKAEK, encoded by the coding sequence ATGGGAATTCCCACTTTTTTACGGCTTCGCAATATAGGCATTGGCGGCAGGCTTTTTTTGGCTTTCGTCTTAATTTCTTCCATCACCATTGTTGCCAGCGGCTTGGCGACAAATACGTATTTACAACTCAGTGATCGCCTTCTTTTATTGAAATATCAGGACATTCCGGGGCTAGATGCTGCGGCTCGATTAAACGATAAAAGCCGCCAAATCGTCGCGACTGCACCGATGCTCGTGACCAGCGATGCCTCTATCTCTAGAGAAAAAACCATGAACGAATTGAGAGTTGCCATTAATGAAATGGATGCTCTCATGCGCAATCTACCAGACTACAACCGATATTTTCTTGAACTGATGGCCCAAATTCAAAACAGTCTAACGCTCTTAAATCAAAGTGTTGAACGTCGCGAAGTTATAAGACGCGAGCTGGCAACACAGTCATTGCTGATTTTCCCTTTATTTCAAGATCTTATTTTTCAAGTGGGTCAATTGGAAGGCTCTGCAGAATTAGAGCAAGTCATTAATCGCCTTTACTATTTCTCCGCATTAATAGAAAAAGTCAGCAATGATGCCTCTTTTAATGAACTAGATTACACCTTTTTACGACTTGAAAAATTAGGTTCAGAGATTGCCCAATACCTCACCCTGCTGCCACAGGTGCCTCTACCATTGCGCCAATCGTTACTCGACTTATTAATCATGAGCTCTCGACAAGGCGAACTTTTCCAACTTAAAAATGAAGAGTTAGACTTGCTTTATCAACAAAGTTTTCTATTGGAAAATAGCCAACAACATATCCAACAGCTAGCAGCCCAAATCAATCAATATACAAATTACACCAACACCAGTATTCGAGGCTCTCTTGAAGGTGCTATCAAATCCATCAACAACAGCATTCGCGATATTCTATTACTGTCTCTCATCAGCCTAAGCATTGCTTGTGCTATCTCTTGGTTTTATGTTCGACGCAATGTGTTGCAGCGCATCATCGAACTACAAAGAAATATGCGTGCCATTGCAAGCTCTCAACTGGATACGAAAATACGCATTGTGGGACACGATGAAGTCTCCAGCATGGCTAGAGACTTACAATACTTCCAGAAAACGGCCATAGAAGTAGAAAAAACCAACCAAGTTCTTGCCGCAGAAATAGAAGAAAGAGTCGCGGCAGAAGCGCAGCTAAAAGCGGCTCAGAACGAGCTGGTACAAGCAGGAAAACTCGCGGCATTAGGTCAGCTTGGCGTTGGTATCACCCATGAAATCAACCAGCCATTAACCGCCATCGCCAGCCACTTACACACAGCTGGGCGACACATGGAAAAAGATCAAGTGGACAAAGCGCGAAATAGCTTAGACAAAATTGGCTTATTGCTTACCAAAATCACTCGGATAACCAAACACCTTAAAGCCTTTGCTCGCGTTGCAGGCACTGAATTGACTCCCATCTGTTTAGACACAGTAATCCAAGACGCCATCGAGCTCATGTCGAGCCAGATCGTCGACCAACATTGCACACTAGATTATCAAACAAACTCAGCGTCACTCTATGTTCTTGCCGAGCCAATCAGGCTAGAACAAGTCATGGTGAATCTAATAAGCAATGGCGTTGACGCCCTATCAAGTGCTCCAGTGAAACAGCTCTCTATCAGAGTATATGAACAAGACGAAAGGATAATGATTGACGTTTGTGACACTGGAATTGGCATAGATGAGAGTCAGTTAGAACAAATTTTCGATCCATTTTTCACTCAAAAAGAAGTTGGCCAAGGGCTCGGTTTAGGCTTATCGATTAGCTACAACATAGTTCAAGATTTTGGCGGCCAAATAAGAGTGACATCCACACCAGAAGCCGGCAGCCGATTTACCTTGGAATTAACAAAGGCAGAAAAATAA
- a CDS encoding sigma-54-dependent transcriptional regulator, with the protein MLNTIKIIIIDDDQTIIEALTEMLELEGFLIESYFRADKAINLLDKNSAAVVLSDVRMPQMDGMSLLTRLQQLDNELPVLLMSGHGDIPMAIEAMKEGAYDFLEKPLQPAQLISKLQRAAEKRHLVLENRKLKQNLAQQTGLAAFIIGESAAIKNIRQHISSLAQANIDTIIYGETGCGKDVVARALHQFSLRNNGRFIAINCGGISESLIESELFGHEAGSFTGANKRHIGKIEAANGGTLFLDEIETMPLPVQIKLLRVLQERTIERVGSTMPIPVELTVIAASKDNLAQLGDEGKFRKDLFYRLNVASLTIPPLRDRPEDILPLFHHYARKAADHFSRDLPSITPAYLDYLIQHQWPGNVRELKNSADRFVLGISETSLASIKRDDDINGSYEERMDQFERHIIEEGLRATNGLLNEAAELLDMSRKTLYRKMKKHQLEKQQFKILEDEGQE; encoded by the coding sequence ATGCTTAATACAATAAAAATAATCATTATCGACGATGATCAAACCATCATCGAAGCATTAACCGAAATGCTCGAGCTTGAAGGCTTCCTGATAGAAAGCTATTTCAGAGCAGACAAAGCCATTAATCTACTTGATAAAAATAGCGCCGCGGTCGTGCTTAGCGATGTCAGAATGCCCCAAATGGACGGCATGAGTTTACTGACTCGCCTTCAACAACTAGACAATGAATTGCCGGTCTTGCTCATGAGCGGTCATGGCGACATCCCAATGGCTATAGAAGCGATGAAAGAAGGCGCTTACGACTTTCTTGAAAAACCATTACAACCAGCCCAACTGATAAGCAAGCTGCAACGTGCTGCAGAAAAAAGACATTTAGTGCTAGAGAACCGGAAACTAAAACAAAATCTCGCTCAACAAACAGGCTTAGCAGCCTTTATTATTGGCGAGTCTGCGGCAATCAAGAATATTCGCCAACATATATCCTCTCTGGCGCAGGCAAACATTGACACTATTATCTATGGTGAAACAGGCTGCGGCAAAGACGTGGTCGCCAGAGCTCTTCACCAGTTCAGTCTTCGTAACAATGGACGATTCATTGCGATTAACTGTGGCGGCATCAGCGAAAGCCTGATTGAAAGCGAGCTTTTTGGGCATGAAGCAGGCTCGTTCACAGGAGCTAATAAGCGTCATATCGGCAAAATTGAAGCAGCCAATGGCGGCACACTGTTTCTGGACGAGATAGAAACCATGCCACTACCGGTTCAAATAAAACTACTGCGTGTATTACAAGAGCGCACCATTGAGCGAGTCGGCAGCACCATGCCAATTCCGGTCGAACTCACGGTTATTGCAGCCAGCAAAGACAATCTCGCTCAACTGGGTGATGAAGGCAAATTTCGTAAAGATCTATTTTACCGTCTCAATGTTGCCAGCCTGACCATTCCACCGCTTAGAGATAGACCAGAAGACATTTTACCGTTATTTCATCACTATGCCCGAAAAGCGGCAGATCATTTTTCCAGAGACCTACCAAGCATCACACCAGCCTATCTGGATTATTTAATTCAGCACCAGTGGCCAGGCAATGTCCGTGAATTAAAAAACTCAGCGGATAGGTTTGTACTCGGGATAAGCGAAACCTCTCTCGCATCGATTAAACGGGATGATGACATAAACGGCAGCTATGAAGAACGTATGGACCAATTCGAGCGCCACATAATAGAAGAAGGGCTCAGAGCCACAAACGGCCTATTAAATGAAGCGGCCGAACTATTAGATATGTCTCGTAAAACGCTCTACCGTAAAATGAAGAAACACCAACTAGAAAAACAGCAGTTTAAAATACTAGAAGACGAAGGACAGGAATGA